TGTACTTGCAGCAtaggttgatttttttttcttttctttctgctGGGGATTTCTTGTGTCTGTTTTTTAGTCTTGTCTTTCACTTTTCTCTGGCTGGTTTCGTTGGTCAAGGTTgagttgttttcttttcttcgttctttctgtgtgtgtgtgtgtctctctctctctctcttgtttTCTGGGGGAGGATTTTGTGGAGTGTGTTCACCTGACACGAGCTGAAAGTTTTGTCTCTGTAACGAAATTTGCGGCAATCTTTGCGGTTTAGCTTCTGGGGGGTGGCGGGGTGGAAGTAAAGTTGGTGACTTTGAGATCTGGGGGGGCTGACATGCAGTGACTACGGGAATGAACAAATTGGGTATGTTTCTCTCTGTTGGTTGAGACAATTGTTAATTTTCGTTTATGCTAGGGAGATAGGGAGTTGGTTCGAGTGGAGTGGACTTGTTGATTTTGGTTCTTGGTTTGGGACAAGAGACTCGAGATCTGGGGAATAGTATGGTTTAAGTTGCTCGAGCCAGATAATCGATGAAGGGGTTATTCAGATCTAACGAAAGATCAAGTTGTCTTGACTGAGACTATATATAAGATTAGAACTTCTCTCTGAGTACTTCAGATCATAAGATTTTGTAACACATAGGATGAGTTATCTTTATGCATTAGGCAGAGGGCTCTTgcagttttattttctttggggAGGGAAGGGCATAACTCTTTTTCTGGTTATGTTGATAGATTGTCATTCTTTTGTTCTAAGCACTTGTGGTTTGTTTGGGAAAACGTTCGGTTGAACTTAGCTGacgttttttttctctttcaatccATTAATATTGTTGCTTCTCTGTTCTGTGGTTTGGACGGACGCATGGTGCCTCTAAAACAGACTTGAGATTCAATGCTTAAGTTTATCATGTTCATTTGTTTGCAGCTTGGATATGGGGAGTCTTGCGGTTGAAACTGAGGATGTAAGCTCAGATATGTACCTTTCATTGGGGCTTAAGGAAACAGATAAAGGAGTAGGAGTTCCTCGGGTTTTATCACTTCTCTCTTCTGTTCTTGAGAGATTAGTTCAGAGAAATGAAACGCTATTGGAGGCAAATCACATAAAAGATGTTGTCACAGTATTTCATGGTTTAAGAGCTCCTAGTCTGAGTGTTCGTAAGTACATTGATCGTATCTTCAAGTACTCAGGTTGCAGCCCATCTTGCTTTGTTGTGGCACAGATATATGTGGATAGATTTATTCAGCACACAGAAATCAAATTGACTTCACTTAATGTGCACCGGCTTTTGATAACAAGCATTATGCTAGCCGCAAAGTTTGTAGATGACGCGTAAGTGCAAGTTTAAAATTGAACAAGGGCACATAATATCTAGCTGTCGTTGTTTGCATTATGTATCTTGTGGTAGATATGGTAATGTTATATGTAAAACTGATCTGTTTGTGGGCCTGATATTGTTATATTAGTAACTGCTATAGCCGGTTGATAATGACAACCTTAACATGAggaatcaattataaatttgacaaaaaaatacgtttttaaagaaaaagaatggttTTTCATACTTTCACCATTTTGAGTAGTTGTCATTGTCTATATTTGTTTCATTCAGCCGAAGCTGTTAGCTTACTTTGCTGTTTGGTTT
The sequence above is drawn from the Vigna radiata var. radiata cultivar VC1973A chromosome 3, Vradiata_ver6, whole genome shotgun sequence genome and encodes:
- the LOC106757651 gene encoding cyclin-P3-1, with protein sequence MGSLAVETEDVSSDMYLSLGLKETDKGVGVPRVLSLLSSVLERLVQRNETLLEANHIKDVVTVFHGLRAPSLSVRKYIDRIFKYSGCSPSCFVVAQIYVDRFIQHTEIKLTSLNVHRLLITSIMLAAKFVDDAFYNNAYYAKVGGVSTSELNRLEMSFLFGVDFRLQVSVDTFGRYCRQLEKEAAETLQIERPMQACRIKESWSNKDDPTCASTIAR